The following proteins come from a genomic window of Streptomyces sp. NBC_00539:
- a CDS encoding L,D-transpeptidase has translation MTRRAAAGSAAVAVWAALLGGLSGCTEDGRSPVEIQLPGKPRSPDEAIRITPEDNAKGVPADGPLTVKITEGRLERVVVTKVEDAQEERVPGDIAEDGLSWSPDPAAGRLALAAKYTVDAVAVDGHDRRQARHTTFTTYVPEERFIGYFRPENRSTVGTGMIVSFRFNRSIRQRAAVERAITVSSVPAVKVVGHWFGNDRLDFRPKEYWKPGTHVTIRMNLRDVEGSPGAYGVQDKTVTFKVGRSQVSTVDAAAHTMEVRREGRLLQTLPITAGAPKNTTYNGKMVVMEMFDVTRMNGQTVGFGGEYDIPDVPHAMRLTTSGTFLHGNYWASPDTFGSLNTSHGCVGLRDDKGGGSDTPAGWFFDRSLVGDVVEVVNSQDKTVAADNGLGGWNLSWADWAAGSATG, from the coding sequence CTGACGAGGCGGGCAGCGGCGGGCTCGGCGGCCGTCGCGGTGTGGGCGGCCCTGCTGGGCGGCCTGAGCGGCTGCACCGAGGACGGCCGTTCACCGGTCGAGATCCAGCTGCCCGGAAAACCCCGGTCGCCGGACGAGGCCATCCGGATCACCCCCGAGGACAACGCCAAGGGGGTCCCCGCCGACGGCCCGCTGACCGTCAAGATCACCGAGGGGAGGCTGGAGCGGGTGGTGGTCACGAAGGTCGAGGACGCCCAGGAGGAGCGGGTCCCGGGGGACATCGCCGAAGACGGGCTCAGCTGGAGCCCCGACCCGGCGGCCGGACGGCTCGCGCTCGCGGCCAAGTACACCGTCGACGCGGTGGCCGTCGACGGGCACGACCGCCGGCAGGCCCGGCACACCACCTTCACCACCTACGTGCCGGAGGAGCGGTTCATCGGCTACTTCCGGCCCGAGAACCGCTCCACCGTGGGCACCGGAATGATCGTCTCCTTCCGGTTCAACCGCTCCATCAGGCAGCGCGCCGCCGTGGAACGGGCCATCACCGTCAGCTCCGTCCCCGCGGTGAAGGTCGTCGGCCACTGGTTCGGCAACGACCGCCTCGACTTCCGGCCCAAGGAGTACTGGAAGCCCGGTACCCACGTCACCATCCGGATGAACCTCCGCGACGTCGAGGGCTCGCCCGGCGCGTACGGCGTCCAGGACAAGACGGTCACCTTCAAGGTCGGCCGTTCGCAGGTCTCCACCGTGGACGCGGCCGCGCACACCATGGAGGTCCGCCGCGAGGGCCGGCTGCTGCAGACGCTGCCCATCACCGCGGGGGCGCCCAAGAACACCACCTACAACGGCAAGATGGTGGTGATGGAGATGTTCGACGTCACGCGCATGAACGGTCAGACGGTCGGCTTCGGCGGCGAGTACGACATCCCCGACGTCCCCCACGCCATGCGGCTCACCACCTCGGGCACCTTCCTGCACGGCAACTACTGGGCCAGCCCGGACACCTTCGGCTCCCTCAACACCAGCCACGGCTGCGTGGGCCTGCGCGACGACAAGGGCGGCGGCTCGGACACCCCGGCGGGCTGGTTCTTCGACCGCTCGCTGGTCGGGGACGTGGTCGAGGTGGTCAACTCGCAGGACAAGACGGTGGCGGCGGACAACGGCCTGGGCGGCTGGAACCTCTCCTGGGCCGACTGGGCGGCGGGTTCCGCCACCGGCTGA